CTCAAGTGGAAGGAGGTTTGTTGTCGCATGGTTGACGAGGGGGTTGCGATTAGAGTGCTCAAAGATATGAATCATGCGCTGATGGGAAAGTGGATTTGGCGTTTGGGAGCGGAATCAGGGAGCTTTTGGAACTCTATTATCAAACTCAAATATGGGGAATTTGATGGTGGTTGGTGGACCAAGGAGTCATCCTCTTACAAGGTGTCCCCCATTTGGAAGGACATCCTCAAGTTGAAAAGGGAGGTGGTTAGAGGTATTGGCTTCGATCTTGGCAACGGGGCAAACATTTGTTTCTGGGAAGATAATTGGATTGGTGACAATTCCCTTAGAGTTCGCTTTCCAACCATCTTCTCTCTCGCCTCACAAAAATCAACCTCTGTTTCTAACTGCTACGAGATTATAAGCGGAAAGCCTGTTTGGAGTATCGGTTGTAGAAGAAATCTCAACGATTGGGAAATTGCCGACTACGCTAAATTATTGGAATGCCTTTCAACCATCCTGCCTTCCTCTTCGGCTGCTGACAGTTTGAGATGGAACCCTGACAAGAAAGGATCTTTCTCTGTCAGATCTCTATACAGCTTCCTGACGGCCATCAGCCCCACATCTCAGCCCAGTCACGCCCCATTTTTGTGGAAATATGTTGTTCCTCCTAGGATAGTGGCTTTTGGCTGGCTTGCAGGAAGAAAGAAGATTCTCACTATTGACAACCTCAAGCGCAGAGGGATGATCATTCCGAATATTTGCCTTTGTTGCATGCGAGAAGCAGAAACTGTCGTTCACCTTCTTGTCAACTGTCCTTTCATTCAACCTGTTTGGGCAGGTTTACTTCGCTCTTTCCACATTAGTTGGTGTCTGCCGGAGATGACCGACACCCTGCTTTTATCGTGGCATGGTGTGCAAATAAGCAAACTAAGGTTTAAAGGATGGCGCTCCTCGCAATCTGGTGGTTCGTGTGGGAAGAGCGAAACAATCGTTGTTTTCGGGACATGACTAATTCTGCTGACGTTGTGCTGTCTAAGGCTAAAAGGGCCTTAATCGAATGGGCCGCCCATGTTGCTTCTTTTAAAGACAATGATTATCTTTTTCTAGGATTTTAGTTTCGATCTACTATCTCAGCGGATCTTCCTTGtttctgttttctgttttttcttttatgaaatcgtcatctttcaaaaaaaacaaTGCCCGGGTATAAGTATAAcatccaatttcaccctcctaAACACACCACATAAGGAACCCAATGATAATTGTAAAAACACCTCTTGCTAAGCTCAACACAAATCAACATCATGAGAATGCTGGCACCAAATTAATGGGACATGTATACGATGATGATGGTGATTGCTACAAATGCACCCATCATTTGATTGTTTTGTGTCTTGGTGATGATTATTTGGAGGATCACCCGGACATCGAAAAGCATTTCTAGTGGTTAATGCCCATAACACCATTGACCAAatcagagaaaaaaataaaaataaaaaatccaagtaTAAATTGGAAAACCTCAAAATCAAGCAAGAACTGGAATATCCATGAATCCTCTAGGGTGCTAAAgttttttagggcctgtttgttttttcagaTACCCTGTAAATACAAAGTAAATAGGAAATAATTACTTGCCAAGGTAATTACAGCATCACTCCCAAGGCAGACGTTGACACCTGCTTTTTAGACACTACAACCGAGGACTGACGCCAAATAaacgtggggaccaccatgatgcatgtggcttatccacaccgtccatctgttatgccatctgattttaagacatgagcccaaaaatgaagtagattcaaagctcaagtggaccacaccataggaaacagtgggaattgaatgcctatcattagaaaatttttggggccctaaaagttttggatcaacctgatatttgtgttttcctctcatccatgtctgtgtgaccttatgaaccagtTAGATGACCgataaacatcaatgtgagcccggtaaaggaaacaactttcaatggtggacattttaaggctactgtttcatttggtgtggaccacttgagctttggatctacttaagtttttggctcatatctcaaaatattttggtaaaactgatggacggcatggatatgccgCATATATCGCGGTGGGGCCAACAAATTTAAGTTAGTCTTTTTGGACCGCTTCGAGATGGAAATACAACCCGATtttcaaacaagctaaaataataataattgcctATTTACAGTGAATTTACAGaggatttgaaaattcaaacaggcccttatgcaCCCCTTCCACCATATCCACGAGCAATCAAAACCATATCCAAATCCAAAGGTAGTGCATACAGTTACACACTGGAATATCGATAAATCCTCTAGGGTGTGAAAGTTTTTTATGCACCCTTCCACCAGAAATAGGCAATCAAAACCATATCCCAATGCAAAGGTGGTGCATACCGTTACACAGCCCATTTGGGCAAAATATTTCAGAACCATAAAAATAGGAAAAGCATCAAACATATCCAAGGAAACAAAGTCACACGGAACAGGATACTCAAAATGGGGGAAACTTTACACAAAACCATCAGATTATGATGGCTCTAGACAACAAGTGGAGAACCACTAAGtccaaaaatataatatatttgatATCCGCTAACACACTAGCTATGATTGAGAGGTTATGGATGAGGCAACTGGGGAAAAAAACACAGTGCTTCATTTAGCCATGTCTCAATTTAGGTAAGCGTCTTGTGAGCCAGAAACGTAAAGAAAATAGtagaaaattataaatttttggAGGCAATTTCAGGAGAGAAAGGTGGAgaatggaaaggaaaagaaaagaaagtgtatTTGTCAAATGCAGACTTCATTCTCAAATGACAGTGTCTAAAAATTATTCTTTGGAGGAAAACCTTGGAGAAGGAAATCAATTTCCACCCTTGTTTCTCAAACAAAGGTAACCATAACATCATAGGAATGTGatttttccaccaatccaaacagagTTGCTGCTATAGAACAAGAACAGTAAACAGCCACTTACATCATATCATGTTATACAAGAATATCCATCTGCAGCATATACAAGGAAGAGAAAAGGCTAAGCCAGTCACATGGCCTAAAGCTAATCATATAGTCAAACAGGCATGAGTATAAATAGAAAATACCCACACTCAATTACTCATAAATCAGAAGGGAGAATGACAACAAAATCGAGAAGTCATAATGTAAGCTTAAATTAAAATGTTGGCAATGAAGTTAAAAGCAGTAGTTCACTAATCCAATTGAGTGCATACACATCATTCAACCAAGATACGTGCACACATGCCAACCTGACTCTTGTAGGGAATAGGATTATCCAAGCCACACAATTGAAAATTCCACCAGCTAAATGACCAGGTACAGACATGCCTGGTCCACTTGTAAGGTAGACGGCATGTGTATATGTGACAAAACATAGCTAGCCTAACTTCTTTGATAACACAGTTTTTTGCTCAGAGTAGATGAATGGACGAGACTGATATTCAGGCAAGGTCATCTACGAGGCGGCCACAGCTGCACGGCCTGGATAATCGCCACATTTGTTGGGTTATCCATTTGCatgggattagtaaatcttgtTTAAATTAAGACAGAATGGGAAGATTAGTTCCGAATAATGCATGGCAGAAATAGCTGGAAATTAATTAGAGTCAAGGCGCCTGTTTCCCAATAAAGAGAAGAAAGTCTCGCATATGCAAGCTAGAAACACAAACAGGATGAGGATTTTTTGTTCTTGctattttttcatgaaaaatgctAGAAGCACTAATCTAACAAAAAATTGGCTTTGAGGGGAGATATTTGCAAACCTTGGCATCCGTTTCCATCTGCACAGGCTTGTCCTCAGATTCAGGAGCACCATTTTCAACTCCAGTGCTTGAAGAATCACTGGCACCTTTAGTATCCTGCATATTTGCATCAACTTCACCTGTACCTGCAGGAGCAGCATCATTTTGAACCTCATCTGTGTCCATTTTCGTAGCCTCCGTCGTTGGCTCCTTCCCAGTTGATACAGGAACCTCAACTTCCTCTTCTAACAGCTGAAATAAATACAAGATGGAAATCGtccagaaagagaagaaaaaagagaaaccTATGCACAGAGAATTTTGATGCTAACTGATCCTAAACTTACAGTCGCTGACTCAATAGAGACAATGCCATGAAGACTCAGGCGAACTTTTACTTTCAGTTTTGCACGCTCACCTTTAGCAGATTGGAAAGGACCAATCTGTCAAGAAACAAATGAAAATATAATAGGAATTGCCCTTAACACTGCATAATACAGTTTCAAAACATAAGTAGTGGATACTAAAGAAAATCAAGTTTAAGACTGAACACAATAGTTAGCTGCTTACAGTGTACGTGCTAATCTTTGATGGTGCTCGCAGTTCATTCACATCGGCATAATGAACATCAACGGTAAATGTGCCAGATCTGTAAAACGTCAAAGCCTTGACACTGGGTATTGGATTTCCCTTGGGGAACACAACAGTGTTCTGCTGGTGATCTCCAGCACCATTCTGTGAATCAGGGGCAGAGCCTTTCCAAGATAATGCAATGGGGAAGGGGAAATTCTCGTTGACCTTGACAAAAATGGAAAACAACAGTTAGATGCAATTTCTTAGAACCAGGCAGCCTCTGTGTAGGTAAGCTTTAAGAAGAGTGTCATAAATAATAAACGAAGCACATAATATTCAATGATCAAATCCAGATGGTGTATTGCTGACAGTGGATCATCAATCTGGGTCCGCCAGTAGACCCAACTACCAATTGATGAAACCAGGCCATTATTTGTGGTCCAATTTGCCTAAGGAGCCACAGATCCTAATGGATGGACCATCTAATGATGCAGTTgacctgtgggacccacaaggtcaACCTGAAGACCAATGAACCAATTGGACTGTGGATGCTACAAGTCCAATTGGCAATTTTTTAGGAGCTATGTAAAACCATACAAGAAAAAAGCCTTTGGTACAACTTTGCAGGGCTATAAACCCATATTGTTGTGCATACAGCAAGACTTGGACCCTTTGTTAGGATTTCcttctttgttgtttttcttattttactTCAAGCCTTTATAGGATCAGTTTGACTTAGTTAGGGAAAGGTCATGTGAACCAATAGGCTTAGGTATTGGTCCCTTTTACCTTAAGGACATGTGTCGTGACTGTAAGGAGTCATATCTATGGGACTTTGAAGAGGCTATATGATTTCCTGTAtcgaatatattttttttctttccttgtcTCTAAATACTAGAAACAATTTCCAGAGATGTCGTTCTTTTAGTAGGTTGAGAGTCTTGAGACTCCTCTAGGCTCTATTGGTGGTGAGACTTCACTATTCTATCGTCTTTCTTCATTTCATTATTTATTTTCCCATTGCAATTAAAAGTTCATAAAGATTGGAGCACTGAAAGGTGGAGACTGATCTTCATATTTCGTAGATATCCCCCTCAATTTTGCCCTATCACCACACATGCATGGAATCATGCATGTCAGTGCTGATCAGCAGGACCTGCAGTGTTACAGATTAGCCAAAACGGTAGATGTAAAGCATATGGACATGACAGTTAAACGGCGGGAGCAGATCAAGCTTCTGTAACAGCATAAATACCTTGATTTTGGTACCTCTCCAAGCCTACACATAAAAAATACAGACTATGGAAAACCTTAGGCAGCTAGAAGCCTAGAAAAGTTTCCATCTACAAAACAATggtacagaatacatacatacatacatacatacatacaaatatatatatatatatatatatatatatatatatatatatatatatatatatatataatgtgtgtGTAGTTAGAGAGTCTAATAAGTCGATCTGAACTGTCAATTAAGTCCAAAACACATTTCTCACACTACCGTGAAAAAAACACACTGATCGgatttggatgatccaatccttcCATGATTTGGACTCATTTTCTATGGCCATCATCTTTCCAGGCTATGGATGGGATGGCtacgattgcctaacaaaagtgattctttagaatcataaaaatgcattgattggatgatccaatccatctttgatttggacttgttttctatagccatccttttccAAGCAATTGATGGAATGGCtacgattgcctaacaaaagtaatTATTTAGAATCATAAGTAATCTATGATGGTCTCTAACAAATAGAtgtatcaaattgttgattggacctatttttatgTAATGATCTTGAaattaaagaccattgatcaaatggttaatatgtCAGACACAACAACATTATGCTCAAGATACAACTGCAATTATTTGAGAAAAATATGAATTCTAGACAGATTTTGCAGTTCATATAATATCTTTTTCTGGAATAATATTTCAAGTTTTACATGCTCTATACACCTATTTCAAAGTAAAGTTTTTCACTTCACATAGGAATCTAAGAAAATGCTTTTGCAATGACAAGGAACTTACTAAATGAAGAGAAAGTAGTACCTGAAACTCCCGCACTTTGAACGTGGGACTCAGAATAGCACACTGGAGCGCGCATCCACGGGCAACACACTCACTCGCATTCATGGTGCGCCTCGGCTCCTTCCCGAAGAACTCAGTCAGTATTTTGATGATTGCCGGGACCCGCGAACCCGATCCAACCACCTCAACCGCATGAATATTCTCCAGGCCAATTCCAGCCTCTGCAAGAGCCTTTTCCAAAGGCCCCTTCACCCTTTCCAGGATCGGAACACTGATCTGCTCAAACTCGTCCCTTTTTATGAACCCCCTCACATCTTTCTCATCCATCAAGCACTCAATGTTAATCGGTGCCTCGGCATTCGCACTAAGCATCTTCTTCAGCTTCTCGCATGCAGTCCGCAGCCTCTGGCAGGCCCGCACATTCTGGTAGACATCGATCTTATACTGCTCCTTAAACTTTGCGACGAAGTGATGGAACAGGACTTCATCGAAGTCCCTTCCACCGAGCGACCGGTCAAATGCATGGGCCAGGATCTTAAGCTGGCCCTTCTTGAACCCAACTATGCATACCTGCATGCTGGAATGGCCCACATCAACGAATGCGACATTCAGCTGATCGTTCTCGGGCAAATCCGTCTTGTAAATTCCATATGCAAGGGCCGTGGCGGTTGTCTCGTGGATCAACCGCAGAGGATGCAAACCCGCAATGGTCGCCGCATCCATAACCGCCCGACGTTGGAGATCGGTGAAGTACACCGGAATCCCAATGCAGCAGTCAACAACGGCAGCATTGAGATTATTCTGCGCAATGCCCTTCAAATTGGAGAGAACCATGCCCAGGAGCTGAGTCGGAGTGAACGCCCGAGATTCGCCTAGATACCGGGCATGGATGAGGGGGAACCCATCAGGGCCCTCGGCAACAGAAAAGGGGAGGGCGCGTATGTCCCGCTGCAGCTCGGGATCGGAGAAAGGACGGCCAACGAGGCGTTTGATCTGAGAGACAGTGTTCTTAGGGTTCATGAGGGAGGAGGCGGCCCCTGCCGTGCCGATGAACCGTTGCTTGTCGCCGAAGCAGACAATGGCGGGAGTCTCGCGCTTCGACTCGTCATTGAGGACGACATCGATGCCTCGCTGGCGGGCCACAGCAACGATGCAGCTCTCGTTGCCCAAATCGAAGCCAACCACGCTCATCCTGTCCTCCCTCGTCAATCGATCTCCACCGTCGGAGATGCGAAACTGGGATCTGGAAATAGACTGAGTTCGAAAAATGAGAAgacaaagaagaaagaaataagtaGGGTTTTCTAGGTATTGTGGGGAACGCACAGGGTTAAATTTGTAATTTTCACGAAATGTGTGAACACAACTCACGTACGGTGAAAAATGTTAGGgtgttttttttaaaggagatgTTAGATCGGTGGATATAAAGAGATTTAGGGTTTGGAACTCACCTTGAGATTTCCTACAGTTTTCTTCTCTTGTGAGATTTTCGCTGCAGATCGAATGGTTTGGTGGGAAGACGAGAAGGTTGGTAATAAGGAGTATTCGTGGGGGGCTcgtttcctctctcttcctttgttcTAGAACACTCGATTGGGTATTTTGGAAATTCAAGCCCCGTATAGTAGTCCGCGGGTCTACGTAAGTGTCATTCTGTATTCGGATTCCATGATCGTGGTCATCTTAGCCGTTCAAGAGGACCTGCCTTGAATACGGTGTGTGGAGAGTACAGTCTGATGCACGTCTTTTCTATTCTGACAGGTGAGGACCGTTGTGGCAGGGACCGATGCTGTGTCGGTCTTGGGTGCCGATTCAGTGTAGCCTCGGTCCATTTGACGGGATAATCTCGACCTTTTAATTTGAGGCAAACGTCAAACGCGTCGGTGGTAAAGGGGTGGAATCAGTCAACTTCGAAGATTTTTTATCCACAGTCCACCGGTGATCGGACCAGGCGAACCAATTGTACGGATGACTTAAACAAGGAGGTATAGCTtcggaggaagcggattgcctggtatgcttgtgttgacgtcaccaaattccgtTTATagcacatgatgcatgtgttatatccacactgctacgtgagatcattttatggcagcagctcaaaaattagaaaatttaaagctcaagtggacactACATCATAAAAAACAGTAGAGATAATCATTCCTAATGGAAAACTTAGTAcggcttaccatgatgtttatttgctatctcaCACCTAAAAACCTTCGTATGACTTACCATGTTGTTTATTCACTAGCTAGCTGATTCgaaacacttgaggtcttggcatcgatccctagtgggggtggctaacatggagcatGTATACTAATataggtgtgtactaacaagttaacctaaaaaaatagaagaagaagaaaatgatgatgatgatgaagggaaaaaacaaatattatattcatGCCTACTTCTTTGGCTctcatgaaatttttaatggtagacattcactTATTTAGGATATCTATGGTGTGATCCTCTTAGgatatgaatttgtctcatttttagtcttaagttTAAAACGAACTTACCATTTGGATGggcagtttggatgtaacacatatttaATATTAGGGTGCACAAAGCTTAGTAATGACAAAACATTATTTACATTTGATAAAAGAATCCACTTCCACTTTGGCGATGCAATGGAGTGAGGAGGGGATGGAAAGGAAGTGGACTGTGTCCGTTGTGCCGGTCTCTAAGCAAGAATAATGGGGGCTCACTGTGGCTCACTGtggtgtatttgtttatccatgtaGTACATTCCTTCTTTGGAAGCATTCTAagttatgagctcaaaaataaggtagacCGAGCATTCTAGCAGACCACACTAGAAATCTCCCTTACATCTAATGCAACTTGCATTTAATGGCTGGTTATTTAATACAGCTCAAGCTTataatttggtgtggtccacctaagcattggatctacctcatttttaggctcataccttaaaatgatattagagAAGGGATGTGcagcatggataaacaaatacatcatggtgccctTGCACATAGAGCTGCCTATTCCTTGCTAGAGATGGGTGGGGCTAGACACAGTCCACTTGGGGAtagaaaaaagagaggagagagaacgAAGGCTTAGAAGAAGTGGTGAGTCCTCTACAATACTTTTTTACAAGCCGTGTTCCCTATCAAAGTTTATAAGGACCAACATACTCATTTAGGAGATTGTGTTTGTAATGTATTTAATTCCATATCACAAATTAACATGACTCTGAATCCTCAAGTTTGCTTAACAACTTTGTGTCCAATATCTATTTAAAAAAATGTCATGCATTGAAGTGTTGTAATATATTTgtatgaatttgaatttgattgctaaattaattttaatattcataattaatgagggtgttgatgcagaaatccggTTAACCCCTTAATGGACCTGTTTACCTACACAAGAAATGGATAGGGAAGACCTTGACTAGAGCAGGgtactctccgatgcctaagtcaaggacaggatatgggtcttagttgAATATCGAGGGTTTACGGCCAGAGATAGTGTGTGCGCCTTTCACTATTGAAGGCATTTATATTTATAGTTGAGAAGAGGCGGTAGTATGGAACGGATCTCCCTGTTGAGTAGAGGGATCCCCCGAGATCCTCGGAGAGAATCTTGGGATCATGATTGCGTCACTGGGGAATCCCGTGATCTTCCGAGAAGATTTCGAACCTACCTTCCCTAAATGAGGTCGGACCACCCGAAATGGGCATAGAGATGTAGTCGGAGACCAAGCTTAATTGGACAGACTTCCCCTTGAGCTTGGACCAAAGAAACGGTCGCGCGCTGGAGACATGTTGTATATTGTTTGGGGTTGTGAGGGTACTCATCCACGTACACCGAACAAAGTGATGGCCTTTTATTTATAAAGAAGGTATTTGCGAGGTTCGATTTCTGTAGCCTTTAATTTATTCATGTGTCTTGATAGCCTATTCCCATTGCTTGTGCATGGGTCTATGCCGATCTTTCAATCTAGAGAAAAGTAAGGAATCTCGATCGTGCCGACCTAGGTCGTATGGACCTACCTACTTAGTTGAGCGGCCGGGCTTTCTCAGGGTTTGTAATACTTTCACTATCGAACTTGATCTCATCCCTTTGACTTTTGAATCATTTGTTGAGTTGGATGCGTGAGTTTCTGACCTGACATTACTTTTGTGGGTCGGTCCATTTTCCCCATGACAGAGggtatataatattttattgaataattataatgattttatttttttgaaatatatactCCATTTAGACCATTTATATCATTTTATTGATGTAATTTTAATTATCGCAactaataatttaattattttggataTCATCAGTGTGTTATGTGTATAGTGGATTAGTAGTCCAATTAAACTATTGTTGCACATGTGGCtctgatatttaaaaaaatgagctaaaaaccATTTAGTTTAAAGTTATAATAAGAGAGATTTTAAAACACGACAAAACTATGTATTTTACATACCTCTAAATCTATGTTGCTTATGAACTCTTAGATTTCAACAATTCATTCAAATCCACACTACAGAACAACTTTGTATGTGATTTTGTTTCCAGACCATTTCAAAAGAAATGATCCAGCACTTTCACAACACCATGAGCCATGGTGATTTTAGTTGCATGAAGGCATTTCAATTGTCCAATCTATCATTCTGGTCCATCCATTGCGTCGACATTTCATCAGGGTGATACAAATGCTAACAAGATTGAATCATTCAAACCACTTGTAGCATGCCCATTGATAGCCATCTGATTTTTAGACCACCCATGATATACTTAGAATTGCCAAGTGTGATTGTTTTGAAAGCTTAGCGATCTATGATAGATCCCAACAACCGTTTGATTCTAATTGTTTAAGGACCCAACTTTTATATAAACTATTATTAGCCCGGCCGGTTTACCTTAGGCTATAAGCTGGGTGGCTACATGTGTCCATGTCCAATTGGTTTTGTATTTACATGGTGGCTCGTAGGTTGGATTTGGGTCAGCCCAGGCCTGGTCcatttacttatatatatatatatatatatatatatataatcaatctCATGCATGACTTGACTTGCATTTAATTTCAATGTATCAACCCTCAACGAAAGTCCAGACCCAATTAGTGGATGCATAAAAAATGCACACACCATGTGTATGCATCTGTAATTGTTGTCAGTTAATTTatttttgagttttggatcccgtAGGCCATCGGGGCAGGATGCAGGAAAGCTGTGTGGGGCTAACAGAGATgatcgtgacaaatccactccagccatcagttttgcaagaccaaaatatgaaattaagcTAAACATCAGGTGGATCAAATACTACCATAGGCCACACCATACtaaacagcggggattgaacgcccaccaatggaaactttgtggggtccacagaagtttcgtatcaggataatatttgggTATTCAGTTTATCTTATTGGTGATGATactatgaacggcttggatagcatatacacaccatggtcggctccaggaaggtttcactTGCTGACGTTTTGTTCCCACCGTtttgtgttgtgtggcccatatgagtcttGCACTTGCCTAAATTTTATAATCCTTTAGTATTGTGATCTTGTAaaactaatggacagagtggatttatcatgggCATCTCTGTGGACCCACACAACTTCCGaccatgggaacttcctatgctCCCGCATCCCATATCGTACAGCATATTGACATCGATGCCAGCGGACCACGCTGCG
This region of Magnolia sinica isolate HGM2019 chromosome 1, MsV1, whole genome shotgun sequence genomic DNA includes:
- the LOC131254141 gene encoding heat shock 70 kDa protein 14-like produces the protein MSVVGFDLGNESCIVAVARQRGIDVVLNDESKRETPAIVCFGDKQRFIGTAGAASSLMNPKNTVSQIKRLVGRPFSDPELQRDIRALPFSVAEGPDGFPLIHARYLGESRAFTPTQLLGMVLSNLKGIAQNNLNAAVVDCCIGIPVYFTDLQRRAVMDAATIAGLHPLRLIHETTATALAYGIYKTDLPENDQLNVAFVDVGHSSMQVCIVGFKKGQLKILAHAFDRSLGGRDFDEVLFHHFVAKFKEQYKIDVYQNVRACQRLRTACEKLKKMLSANAEAPINIECLMDEKDVRGFIKRDEFEQISVPILERVKGPLEKALAEAGIGLENIHAVEVVGSGSRVPAIIKILTEFFGKEPRRTMNASECVARGCALQCAILSPTFKVREFQVNENFPFPIALSWKGSAPDSQNGAGDHQQNTVVFPKGNPIPSVKALTFYRSGTFTVDVHYADVNELRAPSKISTYTIGPFQSAKGERAKLKVKVRLSLHGIVSIESATLLEEEVEVPVSTGKEPTTEATKMDTDEVQNDAAPAGTGEVDANMQDTKGASDSSSTGVENGAPESEDKPVQMETDAKVEAVKKKVKKLNIPVAELVYGGMVPVDVQKAVEKEFEMALQDRVMEETKDKKNAVEAYVYDMRNKLHDKYHDFVTPVERDGLSAKLQETEDWLYEDGEDETKGVYIAKLEELKKQGDPIEVRYKENSERGPVIDQLAYCINSFREAALSKEPKFDHIDIAEKQKVVNECGQAEAWLREKRQQQDALPKHANPVLLSADVKRKAETLDRFCRPIMMKSRPPPAKPQASGETPPPQPQTSEPQSEGSDNSTENSSDDTAQGPPPEMEPMDTDKAESVPDHA